The region GCGCGCACGACCAACTCTCGGCCTGTATCGAGTCCGTCCGCCGGGCCGTGTGAGTTCGCCGCGGCAAGGGAAACCACCACCGGCGCAAGCCGGCGGCGGGTCCCCGCGCGGTCGGTCTCGCTACCGCGCCGGAGGGTGCTTGCGTGCGGGGTCCAACCGGTAGTCGGGACAGTCGCGGTTCTGGCATGCGCCGGGGCCCCACTCGGGAACGAAGACCCCGAGGGTCTTGTGGCGGTGGATTGCGGCCGGCACGGTCTGCTGGCAGGTCGGACACGTATAAGCGTCGACCTCCCGCTTCATCTTGACCATATCTTTACGATATGCCCCTTTTACCCTTTCGGGAAGGGGTCGGCTTGCGGGCCGACGCGGCTCAGAGTCATCCGCCACGGGTGATGCGCTACGCGCTTCGACCTGTTCGGCGGCCAGCGAGGCGTCACCGCGTTCGTCGGACTGCTCCGGAACGCCTGTCGGGGCCGGCCGCCTGAGGCTGAGTACCACGGAGCCGGTCAGGACGATGACGATGACCGCGAGGCTGATCGGTGAGGGGATCTCCGGGATGCTGGGGCTGATCAGCTTGTGGGACGCCTGGAGGATGAGCTTGACGCCGATGAAGGCGAGGATGATCGCCAGGCCCTTGCTCAGGTAGTGGAAGCGGTCCAGGAGCCCGGCGAGCATGAAGTAGAGGGCCCGCAGGCCGAGGATGGCGAACGCGTTGCTGGTGTAGACGATGAAAGCGTCGTCGCTGACCGCCAGGACGGCCGGCACACTGTCGACGGCGAAGATCAGGTCTGCGGCCTCGATCGCCGCGACCACCGCGAGCAATGGGGTGCCTACGCGCTTGCCAGCCTCCTTGACAAAGAACTTCGCGCCCGCGTACTCGTCCCGCACCGGCATGATCTTGCGGAGTATCCGCACGGCGAAGCTCTTGCCCGGGTCGAAGCTCTCCTCCTCGTCCTTGAGGAGCTTGTAGGTGCTGTAGAACAGGACCGCTGCGAAGGCGAACAGCACCGCGGTGAAGCGGCTGACCACGGCGACGCCGAGGGACAGGAAGATGCCGCGGAAGACCAGGGCGCCGATGACGCCGAAGAACAGCACCCGGTGCTGGTAGGCACGCGGCACCTTGAAATAGGCGAAGATCACGGCGAAGACGAAGAGATTGTCGACCGACAGGCTCTTCTCCAGCAGCCAGGCCGTCGTGTACTCGGTGCCGGCGGTGGTGCCGAGGACGAGGAAGACGACCGCTCCGAAGATCAGGGCCAGGCTCACCCACAGGCCGCTCCAGGCGGCTGCCTCCTTGAAGCGGATGACGTGCGCGGTGCGGTGGGACAGCAGGTCTACCGCCAGCGACACGACCACCGTCGCGGCGAACGCACCCCACAGCCAGAACGGAACCTCAAGCACGCCGAACACCCTCACTTGGCCTGTGCGAAAAACGCCGACCCTTGTACAGAGTGTGAGGCATTGCGCCCCCGGGAGCATGCGGAGCGGGTGAGGTCGGCCGGAGGCATGCGGTGGGTAGAGGCGATAGTTCCTCAGGAGGCGCGCGATGGTGCGAAGTCAACACTTTCACCTCGATGCCAGCCTCGATGCCAGGGGTCACTCGGTGACCGTGAACATCCACAACGGCCATCCGGGTCTGATCGAGCTGCTTGTCGACGGCAAGGAGACCGGTCACGTTCCGCTGCAGGGCAGCCGCCCCCAGCTGGTCACCGGGGAGCTACCCACAGATCCCCCGCTGCCTGTGATCGTCCGTGTCGCTCCAGGCCCCGGCACGCCCCGTTGTACGGCAGTGATCGACGGCACGGAGACGCTGATGTCCCCCCGTTCCCTCTGCGGGGATGCGACACGGCGCGGCGAATTGCCCCCACGCCGGGGTAGGGGTCCCGGGGTACTGCCTTCATCTGCGGGTGGCGTCACTGCCGAGTATGGCCACACCGGTGACGAGGCAGGCTACGCCGACTGTGAGCAGGGGGATGCCGGGGGCGGGAAGGCCGTAGAGGGAAGCACCGGCCATCGTGGTGAGCGCCCCGGCTGATGCCAAGGCGATGCCGATTCAGGTCTCCGGCATGATCTCCTTCGTCGGCGCTGTGGCGGAGCGAACCGAAGGACCGTATACGGTTCCGGGCCGCCACGGGGACGGGCCGGGGCAAGGCAATGCCTCCCGTCACTGACGGCAGAGAGGCAGGCCAGGCCGTATGGGCGTGCCCGGCTGTGCCGCCGGACCGGTCCAGGTTCCGGGCCGGTGTCCAGGCTGTGAAGGATGCGGGCGTACAGGCCTTCTGTGCGTCGGCGGCCTGCTCAGGGCCGTGCCAGCGGTGGGAGGTCGCAAGGCTCCGTCACGCAAGCAGGAATCGCTTGCGTACGAGGTCGAAGCCACGCGTTGGGTGTCACGGTCGTGTCGGTCCTCGTTCGTGCTGCTGCGACGAGCCGCTCGGCCGGAGGATCGGGTCGAGCGTTCGTCCGGGCGGCAGATCCCTCCGGCGGGATCTCTACGGCGCCGTGGCCCTCACCGGTTCCGCGGTCGTGACCTTCACCGGTTCGGTGTCGGGTGCACTGTGGCGCTGGGCCCAGTTTTCCAGGGCCGTGCGGCAGGCGTGGTCGAGGTGGTGCAGGCCGGACAGGTTCACCTCGATCGGCCGGTGCTGCGGGAGGGCCTCCAGGCTGTCGAGTATCTTCGGCAGCCGCAGGAACGTCGCGTTGCCCGACAGGTACACCTGGATCGGCCCGGCGCCCTTGTCTATGACCTCTGTCTTCAGGTGCGATGCATCCCAGGCGGTCTTGATCACCGCCAGGGCCAGACCGATGAGCACGCCCTCGAACATGTTCACGGCGACGATCGACGCGGCCGTGACCACCAAGATCAACGCCTCACCCTTCTGCCCCGGCCACAGCCCGGCGAGCTGGCGGAACGGGATCAGCTTCCAGCCCGCGTGCACCAGAATGCCGGCGAGCGCGGGCAGCGGGATCAGCGCCAGCGCGGAGGGCAGCGCGGCGGCGAACAGCAGCAGCCACACGCCGTGCAGCACACGCGACGCCTTGGTCTTCGCGCCCGCGTTGACATTGGCCGAGCTGCGCACGATCACCGCGGTCATCGGCAGCGCACCGAACAGACCGCACACCGCGTTGCCCCCACCCTGGGCGATCATCTCTTTGTCGTACTGGGTGCGCGGACCATCGTGCAGCCGGTCCACCGCGCCCGCGCTGAACAGCGACTCGGCGGAGGCGATCAGTGCGAACGCGATGATCGTGCCCCAGATGGCCGGGCTGGCGAGCTCACCGAAGGCGCCGGCGCCGGGCGGCTGAATGACGCCGAGCAGCCCCTCTACCTCGACGGTGGCGACTGGCAGGCTAACGGCGAGCGAGGCGACCGTGGCCAGCAGTACCGCGGCGAGGGCACCGGGCACGATCTGCGCCTTCTTCGGCGCCTTCCTCCACAGCACGATGACGGCGATGGTGCCCGCGCCGATCGCGAGCGAGGCGAGCGCCTTGGTGCTGCCGAGGGCGTCGGCGAACGCCCCGGGCAGGCCGGCGATCTTGCCGAGGCCCGTGTCCGGGGCCTTCATGCCTGCCGCCGCGTAGAGCTGCCCGGCGATGATCACCAGGCCGATGCCGCAGAGCATGCCCTCGACGACGGAGACGGAGATCGCCCGGAACCAGCGGCCTATCCTGAGGAAGCCCATGGCGAGCTGGAGCAGTCCGGCCATCAGCACGATCAGGCCGAGGGCGGCTATTCCGAACTCGCTGACCGCCTCGAAGACCAGCACGGTCAGGCCCGCGGCCGGCCCTGAAACCTGAAGACTGCTGCCGGGCAGTAAGCCGGTGACCAGGCCGCCCACGATGCCAGTGACCAGGCCCAGCTCCGCGGGGACTCCGGAGGCGACCGCCACGCCGACGCATAGCGGCACGGCGACCAGGAAGACGACGATGGAGGCGGCGAAGTCCTGCCGCAGGTGAGGGAACTTCGACATCACAGTCAGCCCCTTCACAGCGCCTCGAACATGTCGGACTGCGCGCGGTGTTCGCGCACGGCCCCGGTGTGCACCTCGTAGTACCAGCCGTGCAGCCGGAGTTGGTCCGCCTGCAGGCGCTGCTCGATGTACGGGTAGGAGCGCAGTCGCAGCAGTTGCGTCAGGACGTGGTTCTGCACGGCCTCGGCGACCGTCGGGTCGGCGGGGTCGGAGCACTGGGGTTCGTCGGCGGCGTGCGTGAGCCAGTCACGCACCGCGGGTACGCCGTTCAGGTCCTCGCCGCGCACCAGCGCGCCGACGGCGCCGCAGTGGGAGTGACCGCAGACCACGATGTGCTGGACGCCGAGCACCTCGACGGCGTACTCGATGGTGGCCGCCTCGCTGGTGGGGTGCTCGCCGGCGTATGGCGGGACGATGTTGCCCGCGGTGCGCAGCTCGAAGAGCTGGCCGGGTCGGGCGCCGGTGATCAGGGCCGGGACGACCCGGGAATCGGCGCAGGTGATGAACAGGACCTCTGGTGTCTGGCCTTGGGCGAGGCCAGCGAACTCCTCAGGGCGCTGTCCGAACGTGCGGGCGTTGTCGATGAGGGGTTGCATGTGTGGTGACTCCTCCTGGCGCGCCGTGGGGGCGCGTCGGGCTTACAGGACAGGTGGGGGACTGCTCTGCTGCTCAACAGCGGAACACTTGGAGTGCCGCCGAACAGTGGGCTGTTGAGGATCTTGATGTGTGGAGGTGTGCGGGCCACGCCGGGTCGCGGCGGGTCGGCTGCGGATCACCTCCTCTCTTGGCACGCGCGCTGAACTTCGCCAAGAAAAGCCAAAGACAAGGTCAATGAAGAGTAATGGCGCAGGTGGGGTCGGGCTGAGAAGACATTCTGAACCAGCACTGTTTCCGACTGAAAACAGCTTGAAGTCGGCGAAAAACCGCCCGGAGTGCGGAGGGGCGTGAGGTGTCGACAGAGTGCGCGGCGGACGGGGTGGGGTGTGGCGCCGCCCGGGCTCACCGCTGTGCGGCGCTCCCGCAGCCCCGGACACGTCGCGCGGCGGGGTTCGGACGGGCCGTCGGGGCGGCCCGGCGCAGTCGGTCGCAGCCGGTCGAAAACGGCCTGGATGATGGCCGGGGCGAGGGTGGTGGCGGCTACCTTCCAGCGACGTTCTGTGTTCATCTCACAAATGCCGAACCCGTGCCCGGCATGGAGAGCGGGTCCGTGCCGGCCACCGTAAGGCCGAGGGCCTCGGCGGCGCGGCAAGCCAGGTCCTTTGCCTTCTGGTACCGCCTTGGCAGGCCGTGGGGCCCCCGCCCTAGTTGTACTGCCCCGGGAGGTTGTGTACGGGTGATGCAGCTCTAGGCTGAGGGATCTTGAACGAGTAAGGGCCTTCCGGGTTCGGTGTGGATTGCGACATCTCCACCGAAC is a window of Streptomyces agglomeratus DNA encoding:
- a CDS encoding SulP family inorganic anion transporter, whose product is MSKFPHLRQDFAASIVVFLVAVPLCVGVAVASGVPAELGLVTGIVGGLVTGLLPGSSLQVSGPAAGLTVLVFEAVSEFGIAALGLIVLMAGLLQLAMGFLRIGRWFRAISVSVVEGMLCGIGLVIIAGQLYAAAGMKAPDTGLGKIAGLPGAFADALGSTKALASLAIGAGTIAVIVLWRKAPKKAQIVPGALAAVLLATVASLAVSLPVATVEVEGLLGVIQPPGAGAFGELASPAIWGTIIAFALIASAESLFSAGAVDRLHDGPRTQYDKEMIAQGGGNAVCGLFGALPMTAVIVRSSANVNAGAKTKASRVLHGVWLLLFAAALPSALALIPLPALAGILVHAGWKLIPFRQLAGLWPGQKGEALILVVTAASIVAVNMFEGVLIGLALAVIKTAWDASHLKTEVIDKGAGPIQVYLSGNATFLRLPKILDSLEALPQHRPIEVNLSGLHHLDHACRTALENWAQRHSAPDTEPVKVTTAEPVRATAP
- a CDS encoding carbonic anhydrase, producing the protein MQPLIDNARTFGQRPEEFAGLAQGQTPEVLFITCADSRVVPALITGARPGQLFELRTAGNIVPPYAGEHPTSEAATIEYAVEVLGVQHIVVCGHSHCGAVGALVRGEDLNGVPAVRDWLTHAADEPQCSDPADPTVAEAVQNHVLTQLLRLRSYPYIEQRLQADQLRLHGWYYEVHTGAVREHRAQSDMFEAL